Below is a genomic region from Nitrosopumilus sp. b3.
GGTTCTTTAACAGTTATTGTAATTTTTGCCTTAGTTAGAGTAATAGGAGGTACAACAGCTGGATTATTTGCAGCATTACTTTTCTCAGTTTCTTTACCAATTATAGTTCGTGGTCAAATTGGTTGGTTTAAGTCAGAACCATTAGGATTGTTTTTTAGTGTTTTAGCTGTATACCTTTTTTTAAGTGCCATAAAATCACAAAATTATAAAATTTCTATTCCAAAAATGATTGCTTCGGGAATTTTTATTATTTTTGGTTTATCTGCATGGGGAGGTAATCAATTTTTCATTTTGCCTTTAGGGATTTTCTTTTTAACATTACCATTTTTACGGGCTGATCATAAATTTTTAATTTTAATAATACCTATTTTTACAATAACATCAATTCTCACATCATTAGCATTTGAACGATTAGGAATTCACTTTATTATGGGACTGGGAGGATTGTCATTAATTGTTCCAACAATTTTCTTAGTAGCATGTATTGCTATACAACATAAAAGTAGTAAGAACAATAAACGACGAAATGGCTTGCTATTTCTTATAGCCATTCTCATTATTGGTTCAAGTGTTCTAATCCTAAATGCTGATTCAGAATTTATTCCTCTACCTAGTCATAGATATCTAAATGCAATAAACCCATTTTTAACCACAACTGATCCCCTTGTTGATTCCGTCGCTGAGCATGCAACAACTACTATTGCACAATCTTTTCTATTCCATTCAATATTGATGCTATTTGCTGGACTAGGAATTTGGATTTTACTTAAAAATTCCAATAGACCTAACTTGATAAAAAATGACATGATTTCTTTTGCGTTAATCCTAGGATTAATTGGAGTTTATGTTAGTTCTGCATTTGTAAGACTGGAAGTATTTGCATCATTATCCATAATCATTTTATCTTCTATAGGGCTGTCAGTATTATCAAGAGAATTCTTTACGAATAAAATAGAAATTAAAAAATCTAAAAATCTTATTCTAAAATCTTCTTTTATTTTCGGGATAGTTTTACTACTTACGGTACCATTGATTTTTCCTATCAACGGAAATGTTTTTTCTACTACTAATAATCCACCAACAATTCTTAATGGAGGAACCACGTATAAAGTCAGTACTACTGATTGGATTGATGCTATGGATTGGATCAAAAATAACACTGAAAAGGATGCAGTCATTGCTACTTGGTGGGATTATGGATACTGGATTCAAACAAAAGCTGAACGAGCCTCTCTTGCAGATAATTCCACTTTAATTGATCATATAATTAAAAAAATAGCATCTGCTTTTCTAAGTCCACCTGATGATGCAAGAAATATCTTACTTGAAATGGAATCTGATTATGTAGTTATTTTTGTGACTGGAAAAAGATTAGATATTGATAATGGCGATCAACCACTTTATGTTCTTGGTGGTGGTGCCGATGAATCAAAAAAACAGTGGTTCATGAGAATAGCAAATGAACCACTAGCTAAATATCTTCATTCTGATGGAATTAGTGGAACAGATTATTTTTGGAATGAAACATTATTGGGTAAAATGATTCCATTTACTCTTTTAGGTTATGTAAATATGGGAACTAATCAACAATCTCAGACATATCAACCAGGATTCACTGGAATATATACAAAAGATATCAAATTTAGTGAAGATGAAAATGAACCACTAAGATTAGTCTATTACTCACCAAGTTTTGATATTGAAAAAGGTGGAACAGTTATTGGGGTATTTGTTTATGAAATTAACAAAGATTATGTTGCATTAAATTAGTTTTTTTAATTATATCTCTCGGCTAATCTATATCTCATATATTTATCATCAGGTGAAAATTTAGCTGGATGTGCAGATATTGTTTTTTCATTACATTTAATACATTTTTCTTTTAAAGTATACTGATTACATTTAATACATTTTCTTAATTGAAATTTCATTTTAATTTTCTCTTGTTTTCTTTGATTCTTCTCTAGTAAATTTGAATGAGCCTTTCTTTTTTTCTATGTTAGTTTGAATTTCTTCAATTATTGGTTTTAGGGATTTTTCCGCAGATTTGAAATTCTCTGAAGTAATTGATAATCGATATTTTGGTGCACCCAAATAAGTAATATCTATTGTTGGATCTTTTTTCAAAACAGCTAGTAATTCTTTTTTAATTATTTCTACTCCATCTGATTTGTTACTTGTAATCTCCATAATTCCTCTAATTTCCACTGATGGTAGTTTAATTTTAGAACATATCTCTCCAATTACCGTTGCAGTTTTTTTTGCCAGTTTAAGATCTTTGACAGATTCTATACCATTTCTTGCAATCTCTATGAATGCATCATATACAGAATCAAATTTTGAATAAATATTATCTTCCAATTTTTCAATTTCTTCATCTGAAAGTTTTGCCTTTTCCTGAACATTTTGTAATAGCGTTTTACCTTTTTCAAATTTTTTAACTTCTTTTAGTTTTTGTTTTTTCTGATCCTTTGATACTTGTTTTAATGATAGATCTATATCCCCTCTTTTAGAATTAACTTTTTTTACTAGTAGTACTTTTTTCTCCCCGTCTTTGACAAACCTGCTAACTGATCTTATCCAACCCGGTGCAATCTCTGAAATATGCAAAAATCCTTGGATATCATCATATTCATCAAGGGTTACATATGCCCCATGATCCATTACTTTGGTAACTGTAGCAAGTATTATCTCTCCCTGTTCAGGCATTTCTTGGATTTCAGTAGACATTTCTTCTAAAACTCCTCAATGCGTAAATTAATGTTGCTGGCTAGAAATCAATACCTTTCTTTGCCTTTATGCCCTTCTGAAATGGATGTTTTATCTCTCTCATCTCCGTAACCAAATCCGCAATTTCAATGATTTCATCTTTAGCATAATTGCCAGTTAATACCAAATCTACGCCTCTTGGTTTTGATTTTATAATGTTTAAAACATCATCAACTGAAATCAAATTAAGATTAACTGCATAATTTATCTCATCTAAAATAACTATGTCGTAATTTCCTGACTGAATTTTTTCATTACTAATTCTTATTGCCTCTTTTGCAATTTGTTGATGATCTTCTTTTGGACTTTTATCATCAATTATGCCGACAAATCCTTTCCCAATTGCAACCATCTCAAATTCTGGTTCAAGTTTTTTAGATGAATCCATTTCACCATAGTGCCATGAACCTTTGATAAATTGAATCATACAAGTTTTCTTTTTGTATCCTGTTGCACGTAATGCAATTCCTAAGGCTGCAGTTGTTTTACCTTTACCTTTTCCAGTATAAACAATGGTTAATCCATCTTCTTCCATAAACTACATCTGATGATTCTTACTAAAAACATTGAGGATTATCAAAAATCTATCAATTTAAATAAAAATTGGTTGTAGTAATGCAATTGAGAATCCC
It encodes:
- a CDS encoding translation initiation factor IF-2 subunit alpha, with the protein product MSTEIQEMPEQGEIILATVTKVMDHGAYVTLDEYDDIQGFLHISEIAPGWIRSVSRFVKDGEKKVLLVKKVNSKRGDIDLSLKQVSKDQKKQKLKEVKKFEKGKTLLQNVQEKAKLSDEEIEKLEDNIYSKFDSVYDAFIEIARNGIESVKDLKLAKKTATVIGEICSKIKLPSVEIRGIMEITSNKSDGVEIIKKELLAVLKKDPTIDITYLGAPKYRLSITSENFKSAEKSLKPIIEEIQTNIEKKKGSFKFTREESKKTREN
- a CDS encoding STT3 domain-containing protein, with the protein product MNSQTKLFSIGSFDFKLNYLLIIAILSISFSMSFLIRSQPANFGWELNEFDPFFNYRATQYLVDNGIDSYFEWNDDLSWYPHGRNVSQSSQVMLHLTAATTYWIFGGGGSLYDFTILFPVIFGSLTVIVIFALVRVIGGTTAGLFAALLFSVSLPIIVRGQIGWFKSEPLGLFFSVLAVYLFLSAIKSQNYKISIPKMIASGIFIIFGLSAWGGNQFFILPLGIFFLTLPFLRADHKFLILIIPIFTITSILTSLAFERLGIHFIMGLGGLSLIVPTIFLVACIAIQHKSSKNNKRRNGLLFLIAILIIGSSVLILNADSEFIPLPSHRYLNAINPFLTTTDPLVDSVAEHATTTIAQSFLFHSILMLFAGLGIWILLKNSNRPNLIKNDMISFALILGLIGVYVSSAFVRLEVFASLSIIILSSIGLSVLSREFFTNKIEIKKSKNLILKSSFIFGIVLLLTVPLIFPINGNVFSTTNNPPTILNGGTTYKVSTTDWIDAMDWIKNNTEKDAVIATWWDYGYWIQTKAERASLADNSTLIDHIIKKIASAFLSPPDDARNILLEMESDYVVIFVTGKRLDIDNGDQPLYVLGGGADESKKQWFMRIANEPLAKYLHSDGISGTDYFWNETLLGKMIPFTLLGYVNMGTNQQSQTYQPGFTGIYTKDIKFSEDENEPLRLVYYSPSFDIEKGGTVIGVFVYEINKDYVALN
- a CDS encoding RNA-protein complex protein Nop10, whose protein sequence is MKFQLRKCIKCNQYTLKEKCIKCNEKTISAHPAKFSPDDKYMRYRLAERYN
- the cobO gene encoding cob(I)yrinic acid a,c-diamide adenosyltransferase, which codes for MEEDGLTIVYTGKGKGKTTAALGIALRATGYKKKTCMIQFIKGSWHYGEMDSSKKLEPEFEMVAIGKGFVGIIDDKSPKEDHQQIAKEAIRISNEKIQSGNYDIVILDEINYAVNLNLISVDDVLNIIKSKPRGVDLVLTGNYAKDEIIEIADLVTEMREIKHPFQKGIKAKKGIDF